A region from the Hydrogenimonas sp. genome encodes:
- a CDS encoding glutamate synthase [NADPH] small chain has product MQNFIFVERIDPKKRNVVERIKDFREIYEVYNQNEASSQSERCIQCGDPYCLNKCPLHNFIPHWLKAVADKDLELAFNLSNEPSPFPEIMGRICPHDRLCEGDCTLNDGYGAVTIGPIETFISEKGFKAGLTPKFAEEKVGKRVAVIGSGPAGLSAATYLLRAGIDVEIFEKADRPGGLLTYGIPGFKLDKSVLFRRVKWMEEAGLKIHYNVEVGKDMPFDRLTEDFDAVFIGVGATKQRRAGIPNENAEGCMLAMDLLVNVQKKIFGDPYDKRVDVKDKRVVVIGGGDTAMDCVRTSLREGAKSVQCLYRRDARNMPGSKKEYNNAKEEGVEFIFNASPKQVLANDEGRVVGVEMLKTALGEPDESGRQKLKEIEGSEFRVDADVVIFALGFSPVPYEFLSANGIETNEWGGIIIDENFETTTKGVYAGGDCQRGADLVVTAVYDGREAAKAIIKKLLG; this is encoded by the coding sequence ATGCAGAATTTTATTTTTGTCGAAAGAATCGACCCGAAAAAGCGCAATGTCGTGGAGCGCATCAAGGATTTTCGGGAGATTTACGAAGTCTACAATCAGAACGAAGCATCTTCCCAGTCCGAACGCTGTATACAGTGCGGCGACCCCTACTGTCTGAACAAGTGTCCGCTGCACAACTTCATACCGCACTGGCTCAAAGCGGTGGCGGACAAAGACCTGGAGCTCGCTTTCAACCTCTCGAACGAGCCGTCGCCGTTTCCGGAGATCATGGGACGTATATGCCCCCATGACAGGCTTTGCGAAGGTGACTGTACACTCAACGACGGGTACGGGGCGGTCACGATAGGGCCGATAGAGACCTTTATCAGCGAAAAAGGGTTCAAGGCGGGACTCACCCCCAAATTCGCCGAAGAGAAGGTGGGTAAAAGGGTGGCCGTCATAGGCTCAGGGCCGGCAGGACTCTCCGCAGCGACATATCTTCTGAGAGCCGGTATAGATGTCGAGATTTTCGAAAAGGCGGATCGTCCGGGAGGTCTTCTGACCTACGGAATTCCCGGTTTCAAACTCGACAAAAGTGTGCTTTTCAGGCGTGTCAAGTGGATGGAAGAGGCGGGCCTTAAAATCCACTACAACGTCGAGGTGGGCAAAGATATGCCTTTCGACAGGCTGACCGAGGATTTCGACGCCGTGTTTATCGGTGTCGGAGCGACAAAGCAGAGAAGGGCGGGGATACCGAACGAGAATGCCGAAGGGTGTATGCTGGCTATGGATCTTCTGGTGAATGTCCAGAAGAAGATTTTCGGCGACCCTTATGACAAGAGGGTAGATGTCAAGGATAAGAGAGTAGTAGTTATAGGCGGCGGTGATACCGCGATGGACTGTGTGCGCACTTCGCTGCGTGAAGGGGCGAAAAGCGTTCAGTGTCTCTATAGACGTGATGCAAGAAACATGCCCGGGTCGAAGAAGGAGTACAACAACGCCAAAGAGGAGGGTGTAGAGTTTATATTCAACGCCTCTCCGAAGCAGGTGCTCGCAAACGATGAGGGGCGGGTAGTCGGCGTAGAGATGCTCAAGACCGCGCTCGGAGAGCCGGATGAGAGCGGGCGGCAGAAGCTCAAGGAGATAGAGGGAAGCGAGTTCCGCGTGGATGCGGATGTCGTTATATTCGCCCTCGGCTTTTCACCGGTACCCTATGAGTTCCTTTCCGCGAACGGTATCGAGACCAACGAGTGGGGCGGAATCATCATAGACGAAAATTTCGAAACCACGACGAAGGGTGTATATGCAGGCGGGGACTGTCAAAGAGGTGCCGATCTTGTCGTGACGGCGGTATATGACGGCCGGGAGGCCGCAAAAGCGATAATAAAGAAACTTCTGGGCTGA
- a CDS encoding putative fructose-1,6-bisphosphatase or related enzymes of inositol monophosphatase family, whose product MTPFVKAAVEAAEEISARLMEGWRSDYADHFEIGAGGDRTAGIDKMAESVYVEALGSFGLIDSEESGIIGSGENRIVLDPIDGSDNALSGLPYFGSSIALERNGRVEEAVIVNLACGEIFYRSDGPVMRGRLSEKSFSPVTRRENARVGVFERAYAYPQLALRISGAGIKFRSPGAVALSLAYARYLEFVIFAGPRRRYDFAAALWMCEDLEIIESKSLLIVAKDREKAELLRHLALQDEG is encoded by the coding sequence TTGACACCTTTCGTCAAAGCGGCCGTGGAGGCGGCCGAAGAGATCTCCGCGCGTCTGATGGAGGGGTGGAGGAGCGACTATGCCGACCACTTCGAGATAGGTGCCGGAGGTGACCGTACCGCGGGAATTGACAAAATGGCCGAGTCCGTCTATGTGGAGGCTCTGGGCTCTTTCGGTCTCATAGACTCCGAAGAGTCTGGTATAATCGGTTCGGGAGAGAACCGGATCGTACTCGACCCCATAGACGGAAGCGACAACGCTCTCTCCGGTCTGCCCTATTTCGGATCGTCCATAGCCCTGGAGCGGAACGGAAGGGTAGAGGAGGCGGTGATAGTCAATCTCGCCTGCGGAGAGATCTTCTACAGAAGTGACGGTCCGGTTATGAGGGGGAGGCTTTCAGAAAAAAGCTTCTCTCCTGTAACAAGACGTGAAAACGCGAGAGTAGGAGTTTTTGAAAGGGCCTACGCCTATCCGCAGCTGGCACTACGCATCTCCGGGGCGGGAATAAAGTTCCGCTCTCCGGGTGCGGTAGCGCTCTCGCTTGCCTATGCCCGCTATTTAGAGTTTGTAATCTTCGCAGGTCCGAGGCGCCGCTACGATTTCGCGGCTGCGCTTTGGATGTGCGAAGATCTGGAGATTATAGAGTCCAAAAGCCTGCTGATCGTTGCAAAAGATAGAGAAAAGGCAGAACTTTTGCGTCATCTGGCACTGCAAGATGAAGGATAA
- a CDS encoding acetyl-coenzyme A carboxyl transferase beta chain: protein MNFGNIFKSIRKEHPKPTEAPAHWIKCPKCNALMYYKEIEANHYVCPKCGYHMRLTADQRIKLLADEGSFTEHDSELEPVDPLKFVDKKSYKKRLEEAKKKTGRTSSVVSGSCTIESEPVELVVFDFAFMGGSLGSVEGEKIVRAVNRALEKRCGVVIVSASGGARMQESTYSLMQMAKTSAALAKLDEAKLPFISILTDPTMGGVSASFAMLGDIILAEPDALIGFAGQRVIKQTIGADLPEGFQRSEFLLEHGLIDKVVPRRKLKESVAVLLKLFNKER from the coding sequence ATGAATTTCGGAAATATTTTCAAAAGTATCAGGAAAGAGCATCCAAAGCCTACGGAAGCACCGGCACACTGGATAAAGTGCCCGAAGTGCAATGCACTGATGTATTACAAGGAGATAGAGGCGAACCACTATGTCTGCCCAAAGTGCGGTTACCATATGCGCCTCACGGCGGATCAGCGTATAAAACTGCTTGCGGACGAGGGGAGCTTTACCGAACATGACAGTGAACTTGAGCCGGTGGACCCGTTGAAATTCGTCGACAAGAAGAGTTACAAAAAGAGACTCGAAGAGGCTAAGAAGAAGACAGGACGCACCTCTTCCGTCGTAAGCGGCTCATGCACCATAGAGTCAGAACCGGTCGAACTTGTCGTTTTCGATTTCGCGTTTATGGGCGGAAGTCTCGGTTCGGTGGAGGGCGAGAAGATCGTCCGGGCCGTAAACAGAGCACTGGAAAAGAGATGCGGAGTCGTCATAGTGAGTGCCAGCGGCGGTGCAAGGATGCAGGAGAGTACCTATTCGCTCATGCAGATGGCAAAGACCAGCGCCGCGCTGGCGAAGCTCGATGAGGCGAAACTCCCTTTCATATCGATACTTACCGACCCGACTATGGGAGGGGTGAGCGCATCTTTTGCGATGCTGGGAGATATCATACTGGCCGAACCGGATGCACTCATAGGTTTTGCCGGGCAGCGTGTCATAAAGCAGACGATCGGTGCAGATCTGCCCGAAGGTTTCCAGCGCTCCGAATTTCTGCTCGAACACGGGCTCATAGATAAAGTGGTTCCGCGGCGGAAACTGAAAGAGAGTGTGGCGGTTTTGCTGAAACTCTTCAACAAAGAGAGATAG
- a CDS encoding thiamin-phosphate pyrophosphorylase, giving the protein MRLYALLDEESLQRYGWSLERFVERVERLGADVLQYRNKTGDKSFISGRLEELTALFHGRVIVNDYPELAYLCGGVHVGQEDLLRFAKSAEESVAILRNMLPEGGWIGLSTHNEEEILRANGLDLDYIGLGACRATGTKRDAEVLGMERVSRLAALSTHPVAAIGGLRLDDEIENALYRVVGSAIYED; this is encoded by the coding sequence GTGAGGCTCTACGCACTTTTGGACGAGGAGTCGCTGCAGCGCTACGGATGGAGCCTGGAGCGCTTCGTGGAGAGAGTAGAGAGGCTCGGTGCTGATGTTCTGCAGTATCGCAACAAAACAGGCGACAAATCTTTCATATCCGGGAGATTGGAGGAGCTTACGGCGCTCTTTCACGGGAGGGTTATAGTAAACGACTACCCGGAACTGGCATATCTGTGCGGCGGTGTTCATGTAGGGCAGGAGGATCTGCTCAGGTTTGCTAAGAGTGCGGAAGAGAGTGTGGCCATATTGCGAAACATGCTTCCCGAGGGCGGATGGATCGGCCTCTCTACCCACAACGAAGAGGAGATACTCCGGGCCAACGGACTCGACCTGGACTATATAGGACTGGGAGCCTGCAGGGCCACCGGTACCAAGAGAGATGCCGAAGTTCTGGGGATGGAGAGAGTCTCCCGACTTGCGGCTCTCTCCACCCATCCTGTGGCTGCCATCGGAGGACTTCGGCTTGATGACGAGATAGAGAATGCACTCTACCGGGTAGTCGGGAGCGCTATCTATGAAGATTAA
- a CDS encoding LSU m3Psi1915 methyltransferase RlmH ybeA, with protein MKINVVAIAKPEKDPYSQICDRFIKMSGRYAVVSDNDIFSAKITRAQERGAEQAKEIYEKIFEPWISRGYTVALDPAGKKMESEKFAKLLEDRNEVTFFIGGAYGHGGDFLRRCDEVVSLSALTMSHKVAKVVLFEQIYRALTILHNHPYHK; from the coding sequence ATGAAGATTAACGTTGTAGCGATAGCCAAACCTGAGAAAGACCCATATTCGCAGATATGCGACCGTTTCATAAAGATGTCCGGTAGATATGCGGTTGTAAGCGACAACGATATATTCAGCGCCAAAATCACCCGTGCACAGGAGAGGGGTGCCGAGCAGGCGAAGGAGATCTACGAAAAGATTTTTGAGCCGTGGATATCCAGAGGCTATACCGTCGCTCTCGACCCGGCAGGCAAAAAGATGGAGAGCGAAAAGTTCGCGAAACTCCTCGAAGACCGGAACGAAGTTACATTTTTCATAGGGGGCGCATACGGGCACGGCGGCGACTTTTTGAGAAGGTGTGACGAAGTTGTATCACTCTCCGCCCTGACCATGAGCCACAAGGTCGCCAAAGTCGTTCTCTTCGAGCAGATATACCGTGCGCTGACGATTTTGCACAACCATCCTTATCATAAGTAG
- a CDS encoding C4-type zinc finger protein, DksA/TraR family — translation MRDNDIEYFKEMLEARREQILKNIMGSSKELDKLHQNNEVMDEGDFASVSTDNMINEEILSSQHRELEEIDEALAKIRQGAFGICEMCEEPIGMQRLKVKPFAKYCITCRQIAEKSPA, via the coding sequence TTGAGAGATAACGATATCGAGTATTTTAAAGAGATGCTTGAAGCAAGACGCGAGCAGATATTGAAAAATATCATGGGCAGCTCTAAAGAGCTTGACAAACTGCACCAGAATAATGAAGTGATGGATGAGGGTGATTTCGCTTCCGTCTCTACCGACAATATGATAAATGAAGAGATACTCTCCTCGCAGCATAGAGAGCTGGAAGAGATCGACGAAGCGCTTGCAAAAATCAGGCAGGGAGCATTCGGAATCTGCGAAATGTGTGAAGAACCTATCGGGATGCAGAGACTGAAAGTCAAACCTTTCGCCAAATACTGCATTACATGTAGACAGATCGCCGAAAAGAGCCCGGCATAA
- a CDS encoding membrane protein, whose translation MHFKRYTLASIVLIAAVGGYVYYMITKDTYTVELLGVNVTLPIAAWVVAPMVLLYLASLFHMLYYGFKGYLQKRRVERDLSKLSDALYWDILKAPKQHAYDDREIRKIGVVLDQGCEDFSGVDKSKCDERVKEALEMIEAIERGEFVDMKKVTLDKSNPYVVRNWLNLLDSEPGRAEEILRKAEMYDDSVVRTAMKKFAENASQQQIEKYKERMDIEIFMHMLDSLKRTDEEQPRLNLDFIESLLESMEPSEKDYLQIAQRLSKLYTPDEVLRFFERAVARDEKAFKAYIFVLIEFEMLDKANELLQDTARGEYLDFKAFLDLRKAGKHYPMDLLLPRC comes from the coding sequence ATGCATTTTAAACGTTACACACTGGCTTCGATAGTATTGATCGCCGCGGTAGGCGGCTATGTCTACTACATGATTACAAAAGACACCTATACCGTCGAACTGCTGGGTGTCAACGTAACACTTCCGATAGCGGCATGGGTTGTCGCGCCAATGGTACTGCTCTATCTGGCATCGCTTTTCCATATGCTCTATTACGGGTTCAAAGGGTATTTGCAAAAACGACGGGTAGAGAGGGATCTCTCAAAGCTCTCCGATGCACTCTACTGGGATATTCTGAAAGCTCCGAAACAGCACGCCTACGACGACAGGGAGATAAGAAAAATAGGCGTAGTGCTGGATCAGGGGTGCGAAGATTTTTCCGGTGTCGACAAGAGCAAGTGCGACGAACGCGTCAAAGAGGCGCTGGAGATGATAGAGGCTATTGAACGCGGCGAGTTTGTCGATATGAAAAAGGTGACACTAGACAAGTCGAATCCATATGTTGTCCGGAACTGGCTCAATCTCCTGGATTCGGAGCCCGGGCGTGCCGAAGAGATACTCCGCAAGGCCGAGATGTATGACGACTCGGTAGTCAGAACCGCCATGAAGAAGTTTGCAGAAAACGCTTCCCAGCAGCAGATTGAAAAGTATAAAGAGAGGATGGATATCGAGATCTTCATGCATATGCTCGACTCTTTGAAGAGAACAGATGAGGAGCAGCCTCGCCTGAACCTCGATTTCATAGAGAGTCTGCTTGAGTCGATGGAGCCTTCGGAGAAGGATTATCTGCAGATTGCGCAGAGGCTTTCGAAGCTCTATACCCCGGATGAGGTGTTGAGATTTTTCGAGAGGGCGGTTGCGCGTGATGAGAAGGCGTTCAAAGCCTATATTTTCGTTTTGATAGAGTTTGAAATGCTCGATAAGGCGAACGAACTGCTTCAGGATACCGCACGCGGAGAGTATCTCGACTTCAAGGCTTTTCTGGACCTGAGAAAAGCTGGTAAACACTACCCGATGGATCTACTTCTGCCGAGGTGCTGA
- a CDS encoding tRNA dihydrouridine synthase B: MKNDILDFSSPLYVLAPLAGLTDLPFRSVVKKFGADLTVSEMISSNALVHGSKKSMKMLEKSPLENPYSVQIAGSDEGVVREAVEILNGLDGIDIIDLNCGCPVPKIVSHGSGSSLLKDLDKMGRIISCIKRTSRKPLTSVKIRIGFTEKEPVKIARVCEESGADFIAVHGRTRAGKFKSEVDYDAIREIKESVSIPVIANGDITSYEKAKHVLDFTGADGVMIGRGAVGNPWIFYQLKHGTEEIDPVLKRDIILEHFEQMLSFYGEYGAVLFRKHLHTYSKAGYVGASAFRDMVNRTSDPEAMREIIEAFFDPSNLLAAKAS, from the coding sequence ATGAAAAACGACATTCTGGACTTCTCCTCCCCCCTTTACGTTCTGGCCCCGCTGGCGGGGCTGACCGATCTGCCGTTTAGAAGTGTCGTGAAAAAGTTCGGAGCCGATCTTACGGTAAGCGAGATGATAAGCTCCAATGCTCTGGTACACGGCAGCAAAAAGAGTATGAAGATGCTCGAGAAGAGTCCGCTGGAAAACCCATATTCGGTACAGATAGCCGGTTCGGACGAAGGTGTCGTCAGGGAGGCGGTGGAGATTCTCAACGGCCTGGACGGAATAGACATAATCGATCTCAACTGCGGGTGTCCGGTTCCCAAGATCGTCTCCCACGGCTCCGGCAGTTCACTACTGAAAGACCTGGATAAGATGGGTCGTATTATAAGCTGCATCAAGAGAACATCGCGCAAACCTCTGACAAGTGTCAAGATTCGAATAGGTTTTACAGAAAAAGAGCCCGTGAAGATCGCCAGGGTGTGTGAGGAGAGCGGTGCAGACTTCATAGCCGTACACGGCCGCACGAGAGCGGGGAAGTTCAAAAGCGAAGTAGATTACGATGCGATAAGAGAGATCAAAGAGTCTGTATCTATCCCGGTGATTGCCAACGGAGATATAACGAGTTATGAAAAGGCGAAGCATGTACTCGATTTTACCGGTGCCGACGGTGTAATGATAGGGCGTGGAGCGGTCGGCAACCCGTGGATATTCTATCAGCTGAAGCATGGAACCGAAGAGATCGATCCCGTCCTGAAGAGAGATATAATTCTCGAACATTTCGAACAGATGCTGAGCTTCTACGGAGAGTACGGAGCAGTACTCTTCAGAAAACATCTGCACACCTACTCGAAGGCTGGTTATGTCGGGGCATCGGCCTTCAGGGATATGGTAAACAGAACTTCCGATCCCGAAGCGATGAGAGAGATAATAGAGGCTTTTTTCGACCCCTCGAACCTTCTTGCCGCCAAAGCCTCCTAG
- a CDS encoding membrane protein — protein MRAFLSLLLLLPPLFGATLLNQNLYERENRVDLMLSFDTPFKGSVKKSVAGDGTINIRLPEVRILKPFSKEMQNRIVESVSITSTGKSGALIKIRPTDRPVKVQASKTVDGFGLRLRVLPAETAASSAVLPGTLKSEQKPLNTLKSGETLPSWRYWSVLGILSALLLFLWIVKRKSFGAGGGAGWLMPKSIGAKFAPEGAVIRFQKPLDRQNRLLLLEFEGRQYLIVVGSSNLLLDRFTGEDEKIEDSESFTSLFEANKKQLDHFLKENHPDAYEAFKANASKDDRL, from the coding sequence ATGAGAGCTTTTCTGTCACTCCTGCTTCTGTTGCCGCCGCTTTTCGGCGCGACCCTTCTGAACCAGAACCTCTACGAGAGAGAGAACAGGGTAGACCTGATGCTCTCTTTCGACACCCCCTTCAAAGGTTCGGTAAAAAAGAGTGTCGCAGGTGACGGCACAATAAACATAAGACTTCCGGAAGTCCGGATTCTCAAACCTTTCAGCAAAGAGATGCAAAACAGGATAGTAGAGTCTGTAAGCATAACCTCAACCGGGAAGAGCGGAGCACTAATAAAAATCAGACCTACAGATAGACCGGTAAAGGTCCAGGCATCGAAAACCGTCGACGGTTTCGGTCTCCGTCTCAGGGTACTGCCGGCAGAAACCGCAGCCTCTTCCGCCGTACTGCCGGGTACGCTGAAGAGTGAGCAAAAGCCACTCAATACCCTCAAGAGCGGAGAGACTCTGCCAAGCTGGCGCTACTGGAGCGTACTCGGCATATTGTCGGCGCTGCTGCTCTTTCTTTGGATTGTAAAACGCAAAAGTTTCGGAGCAGGCGGAGGAGCGGGATGGCTCATGCCAAAAAGTATCGGCGCAAAATTCGCTCCAGAGGGTGCCGTAATCCGTTTTCAGAAGCCTCTGGATCGGCAGAACAGACTCCTGCTGCTTGAGTTTGAGGGCAGGCAATACCTGATAGTGGTGGGCAGCAGTAACCTTCTTCTGGATAGATTTACTGGTGAGGATGAGAAGATAGAAGACAGCGAGAGCTTCACATCTCTCTTCGAGGCCAACAAAAAACAGCTGGACCATTTTCTGAAAGAGAATCATCCCGACGCCTACGAGGCATTCAAAGCCAACGCCAGCAAAGACGACCGTTTATAG
- a CDS encoding flagellar motor switch protein FliN, whose translation MSEKCETKEINPFDFERLLDIEVEITAFLGETKLTLDEILHLGVGSVIDLQKPAGESVETYVNGRIIGRGEVMVYEQNLAIRINEILDADAVLYYLSKER comes from the coding sequence ATGTCCGAGAAGTGTGAGACAAAAGAGATAAATCCGTTCGACTTCGAGCGTCTTCTCGATATCGAAGTGGAGATAACTGCCTTTCTGGGCGAAACGAAGCTGACGCTGGACGAGATACTCCATCTCGGGGTGGGTTCCGTGATAGACCTTCAGAAACCGGCCGGCGAAAGTGTGGAGACATACGTCAACGGACGGATCATAGGACGCGGTGAAGTTATGGTATACGAGCAGAATCTGGCTATCCGTATCAATGAAATCCTTGACGCCGACGCCGTACTCTACTATCTGTCGAAAGAGAGGTAG
- a CDS encoding membrane protein, translating into MEEMETQLLLTGVTIGLLSGFFGIGGGTILVPLLMMMGYDIKSAVGISVMQMVFSSLYGSWINHKKGFLNLKEGVVTGLGGFVGALGSGWLVSAVPEIVLESMFLAVIGFALFRFFKAPDYSGDESGHDVSPLLLAAAGAVIGLFSISMGIGGSILLTPILVGLLRYPLKKAVSAGLFFVVFSSLSGFISLSLAGHIDYLHGFLVGAASLLGVYAGIHLASLTGHRKHKNALIVLYIIILGMMLKKVLGV; encoded by the coding sequence ATGGAAGAGATGGAAACGCAACTGCTGCTCACCGGTGTAACGATAGGCCTCCTATCCGGTTTTTTCGGGATCGGAGGGGGTACCATACTGGTCCCCTTGCTAATGATGATGGGTTATGATATAAAAAGCGCTGTAGGCATATCTGTGATGCAGATGGTATTCAGCTCTCTCTACGGCTCCTGGATCAACCACAAAAAGGGTTTTCTGAATCTGAAGGAGGGGGTTGTGACGGGCCTGGGAGGCTTTGTCGGCGCCTTGGGAAGCGGCTGGCTCGTTTCGGCGGTACCGGAGATCGTGCTGGAGTCGATGTTCCTGGCTGTCATAGGCTTCGCACTCTTCCGCTTTTTCAAAGCGCCGGACTATTCTGGGGATGAGAGCGGGCACGACGTTTCGCCGCTCCTTCTCGCCGCCGCCGGCGCAGTGATAGGCCTCTTCTCGATATCGATGGGAATAGGGGGGTCGATTCTTCTGACCCCGATTCTGGTCGGACTGCTCCGCTACCCGTTGAAAAAGGCGGTCTCTGCGGGACTCTTTTTTGTAGTCTTCTCCTCCCTCTCCGGCTTCATAAGCCTCTCGCTTGCCGGACATATAGACTATCTGCACGGTTTTCTGGTCGGAGCGGCTTCACTGCTGGGGGTATACGCCGGGATTCATCTTGCATCGCTAACGGGCCACAGAAAGCATAAAAATGCACTTATAGTGCTATATATCATCATTCTGGGAATGATGCTGAAAAAAGTTTTAGGAGTTTAG